One genomic region from Knoellia sp. p5-6-4 encodes:
- a CDS encoding D-alanine--D-alanine ligase family protein → MRSRAMTSQPDAPRKTRVALVFGGRSSEHAVSCSTAAGVMRAIDRDAYEVIPIGIARDGHWVLMDGDPSRLELTVGHTPEVQPTEAGVVVPLGSTQRTLTVQEPGEVPHSLGEVDVVFPLLHGPFGEDGTLQGLFELADIRYVGSGVLASAAGMDKHYMKVVFQGAGIPVGPYAVVTDSQWRRDKAAAMDAVASLGFPVFVKPARAGSSMGISKVSDPQDLEDAIEAAREHDPKVVVEAMIVGREIECAVLQGRDHQPPRTSEVGEIEVDRDGGHDFYDFEAKYLEEQGVTLSCPAKVPDEVAAEVRRLAAAAFEALGCEGLARVDCFYTDSGDVVVNEINTMPGFTPHSMYPQMWAASGLSYPDLIDELIQLALARPTGLR, encoded by the coding sequence ATACGCTCTCGGGCGATGACCTCCCAGCCTGACGCCCCCCGCAAGACCCGGGTCGCCCTCGTGTTCGGCGGCCGCTCCTCCGAGCACGCCGTGTCGTGCTCCACCGCGGCAGGCGTGATGCGCGCCATCGACCGCGACGCCTACGAGGTGATCCCCATCGGCATCGCCCGCGACGGCCACTGGGTGCTCATGGACGGCGACCCGTCGCGCCTCGAGCTGACCGTGGGGCACACGCCCGAGGTGCAGCCCACCGAGGCCGGCGTGGTGGTGCCGCTCGGCAGCACGCAGCGGACCCTCACGGTGCAGGAGCCGGGGGAGGTGCCGCACAGCCTCGGTGAGGTCGACGTCGTCTTCCCGCTGCTTCATGGGCCGTTCGGCGAGGACGGCACGCTCCAGGGACTGTTCGAGCTCGCCGACATCCGCTACGTCGGCTCCGGGGTGCTCGCCTCGGCCGCGGGGATGGACAAGCACTACATGAAGGTGGTCTTCCAGGGCGCCGGCATCCCGGTGGGCCCGTATGCCGTGGTCACCGACTCCCAGTGGCGGCGCGACAAGGCGGCGGCCATGGACGCCGTCGCCTCGCTCGGGTTCCCCGTCTTCGTCAAGCCGGCCCGGGCCGGGTCGAGCATGGGGATCAGCAAGGTCTCCGACCCGCAGGACCTCGAGGACGCCATCGAGGCCGCCCGCGAGCACGACCCGAAGGTCGTCGTCGAGGCGATGATCGTCGGCCGCGAGATCGAGTGTGCGGTGCTGCAGGGGCGCGACCACCAGCCGCCGCGCACGTCCGAGGTCGGCGAGATCGAGGTCGACCGCGACGGGGGCCACGACTTCTACGACTTCGAGGCCAAGTACCTCGAGGAGCAGGGCGTCACGCTCAGCTGCCCTGCCAAGGTTCCCGACGAGGTGGCGGCCGAGGTGCGCCGGCTGGCGGCCGCGGCGTTCGAGGCGCTCGGCTGCGAGGGCCTGGCCCGGGTCGACTGCTTCTACACCGACAGCGGCGACGTGGTCGTCAACGAGATCAACACCATGCCGGGCTTCACGCCGCACTCGATGTACCCGCAGATGTGGGCCGCGTCGGGCCTGTCCTACCCGGACCTCATCGACGAGCTCATCCAGCTCGCGCTCGCGCGTCCGACCGGCCTGCGCTGA
- a CDS encoding PLP-dependent transferase: protein MTAQNPEPTPGQLAPATRLVVLGRQHRRPGAGVNAPLELSSTYVADGPVNYARGGNPTWSAFEEALGSLEGGEALVFASGMAAVAAAVSLVPHGGTVVVPAHAYNGTTALLDDLAGSGAVVVRRLYAGEAGSVGDVLDGAEMLWIESPTNPMLEVFDVAALCAAARERGVLTVCDNTFATPLVQQPLDLGADLVLHSVTKYLAGHSDVVLGALVTPGTEAGRRLRDRLSRHRLLHGAIAGPMETWLALRGLRTLHLRVERASANARELARRLDGHPSLERVRYPGFGAIVAVEVAGGAEAAERVAAATRVWMHATSLGGVESQVERRRRHPAEPETVPEGLLRLSVGVEDVEDLWRDLDQALATAP, encoded by the coding sequence GTGACCGCGCAGAACCCAGAGCCGACGCCCGGCCAGCTCGCTCCCGCCACCCGCCTCGTCGTGCTCGGCCGCCAGCACCGCCGGCCCGGCGCCGGGGTCAACGCGCCGCTGGAGCTGTCCTCCACCTACGTCGCCGACGGCCCCGTCAACTACGCCCGCGGGGGCAACCCCACCTGGTCGGCCTTCGAGGAGGCCCTCGGGTCGCTGGAGGGCGGCGAGGCGCTCGTCTTCGCCTCCGGCATGGCGGCCGTGGCCGCCGCCGTGAGCCTGGTGCCCCACGGCGGCACGGTGGTGGTGCCGGCCCACGCCTACAACGGCACGACCGCCCTGCTCGACGACCTCGCGGGGAGCGGCGCCGTGGTGGTGCGACGGCTGTATGCCGGCGAGGCCGGGTCGGTGGGCGACGTCCTCGACGGTGCCGAGATGCTGTGGATCGAGTCGCCGACGAACCCGATGCTCGAGGTGTTCGACGTCGCGGCCCTGTGCGCCGCAGCCCGCGAGCGCGGCGTGCTGACCGTGTGCGACAACACCTTCGCCACTCCCCTGGTGCAGCAGCCGCTCGACCTCGGCGCCGACCTCGTCCTGCACTCGGTGACCAAGTACCTCGCCGGCCACTCCGACGTGGTGCTCGGCGCCCTCGTGACGCCCGGCACCGAGGCGGGCCGCCGGCTGCGGGACCGGCTCTCCCGGCACCGCCTGCTGCACGGGGCGATCGCGGGCCCGATGGAGACCTGGCTGGCGCTGCGCGGCCTGCGCACCCTGCACCTGCGGGTCGAGCGGGCGAGCGCCAACGCCCGCGAGCTGGCGCGTCGCCTGGATGGCCACCCGAGCCTGGAGCGGGTGCGCTACCCCGGGTTCGGGGCCATCGTCGCCGTCGAGGTCGCCGGTGGCGCGGAGGCGGCCGAGCGGGTCGCTGCCGCCACCCGTGTCTGGATGCACGCGACGAGCCTCGGCGGGGTCGAGTCGCAGGTGGAGCGTCGCCGGCGGCACCCCGCCGAGCCGGAGACGGTGCCCGAGGGCCTGCTGCGCCTGTCGGTGGGCGTCGAGGACGTGGAGGACCTCTGGCGCGACCTCGACCAGGCGCTGGCGACAGCGCCCTAG
- a CDS encoding NAD(P)H-dependent glycerol-3-phosphate dehydrogenase: MTTAAVFGTGSWGTAFSAVLADSGTKVRMWGRRPELVEQINAGSNDTYLPGIRLPQGISATTDPGEAADGADIVVLAVPSQTLRQNLEGWASLLPRTAAVVSLMKGVELGTTKRMSEVIAEVGGVEPERIVVVSGPNLAREIALKQPAASVVACSDAHTAERVAEACAAPYFRPYTNTDVVGAELGGAVKNVIALAVGMAEGMGMGDNSKATIITRGLAETTRLGVALGGDPATFAGLAGVGDLIATCMSPLSRNRTFGVNLGRGMAVKEVVAVTRQTAEGVKSCDSILQLAREHGVDVPIIEQVAAVVHEGRTPQQVVESLLSRARKAELD, from the coding sequence ATGACCACGGCAGCCGTGTTCGGCACCGGCAGCTGGGGCACCGCGTTCTCCGCGGTGCTCGCCGACAGCGGCACGAAGGTGCGCATGTGGGGCCGTCGTCCCGAGCTGGTCGAGCAGATCAACGCCGGCAGCAACGACACCTACCTGCCGGGCATCCGCCTGCCGCAGGGCATCTCCGCGACCACCGACCCCGGCGAGGCAGCCGACGGCGCCGACATCGTGGTGCTGGCCGTGCCGTCGCAGACGCTGCGGCAGAACCTCGAGGGCTGGGCCTCGCTGCTGCCGCGCACGGCGGCGGTCGTCTCGCTGATGAAGGGCGTCGAGCTCGGCACCACCAAGCGGATGAGCGAGGTGATCGCCGAGGTCGGGGGTGTCGAGCCCGAGCGCATCGTCGTCGTCTCGGGGCCGAACCTGGCCCGGGAGATCGCCCTCAAGCAGCCGGCCGCGAGCGTGGTGGCCTGCAGTGACGCCCACACCGCGGAGCGAGTGGCCGAGGCCTGTGCCGCGCCCTACTTCCGCCCGTACACCAACACCGACGTCGTGGGCGCCGAGCTCGGCGGTGCGGTCAAGAACGTCATCGCCCTCGCCGTGGGCATGGCCGAGGGCATGGGCATGGGCGACAACTCGAAGGCCACCATCATCACGCGAGGCCTGGCGGAGACGACCCGGCTCGGCGTCGCCCTCGGCGGCGATCCCGCGACCTTCGCGGGCCTGGCGGGGGTCGGCGACCTCATCGCCACGTGCATGTCGCCGCTGTCGCGCAACCGGACCTTCGGCGTCAACCTCGGTCGCGGCATGGCGGTCAAGGAGGTCGTCGCCGTCACCCGGCAGACGGCCGAGGGCGTCAAGTCGTGCGACTCGATCCTGCAGCTGGCCAGGGAGCACGGCGTCGACGTGCCGATCATCGAGCAGGTGGCGGCCGTCGTGCACGAGGGCCGCACGCCCCAGCAGGTGGTCGAGTCGCTGCTCTCGCGGGCGCGCAAGGCCGAGCTCGACTAG
- a CDS encoding DUF3515 family protein — translation MAGGLLCAGALAGCSSAVEVTAPPQAGTAACTAAASHWPATVSGQERVETTAGTGAVAAWGDPPVIARCGVSALGPTTEQCLNVDGVDWVVREASDGAVLTTFGRDPAIEVLVPDAYAPEPLLLPAFAEAARGLPSNGRTCD, via the coding sequence GTGGCCGGTGGCCTCCTTTGTGCCGGAGCGCTCGCGGGATGCTCCTCTGCCGTCGAGGTCACGGCTCCACCGCAGGCCGGGACGGCCGCCTGCACCGCCGCAGCCTCCCACTGGCCCGCGACCGTCTCCGGCCAGGAGCGGGTGGAGACCACCGCCGGCACCGGGGCCGTGGCCGCCTGGGGCGACCCGCCGGTCATCGCCCGGTGCGGCGTGAGCGCCCTCGGCCCCACCACCGAGCAGTGCCTCAACGTCGACGGCGTCGACTGGGTGGTGCGCGAGGCCAGTGACGGGGCGGTCCTCACGACGTTCGGGCGCGACCCGGCGATCGAGGTGCTCGTGCCCGACGCCTACGCCCCCGAGCCGCTCCTGCTGCCGGCCTTCGCCGAGGCCGCCCGGGGCCTGCCCTCGAACGGCCGCACCTGCGACTGA
- the thiL gene encoding thiamine-phosphate kinase → MVTPAQTLGEVSEEGLLRSIFPFFTLQPGLLVGPGDDAAVLATSGRVVATTDSMVRGRDWLDEWSTAADVGAKLLTQNLADVAAMGGTPTAVLVTLMADPATPSAWARDFARSIGEGAARAGVAVAGGDLSSAPAGVLVVSITALGDLSGRQPVLRNGAQVGDTLAVRGTLGRSGAGLVLLQRGGEAVSRPTGIRQECLAHHRRPSAPLAAGVQAAAAGATAMIDVSDGLLRDADRIARASGVQVALSGAGVRPHVEALAPAVGEDAARECVLAGGEEHSLLATFPAGSVPEGWQVLGAVAPGTGVTIDGEPQQPRGWDHFRAD, encoded by the coding sequence ATGGTCACACCGGCCCAGACCCTCGGGGAGGTGTCGGAGGAGGGCCTGCTGCGCTCCATCTTCCCGTTCTTCACGCTGCAGCCCGGCCTGCTCGTGGGCCCCGGGGACGACGCCGCGGTGCTGGCGACGTCCGGCCGCGTCGTGGCGACGACGGACTCGATGGTGCGTGGGCGCGACTGGCTCGACGAGTGGTCGACCGCGGCCGACGTCGGCGCCAAGCTGCTCACGCAGAACCTCGCCGACGTCGCGGCCATGGGCGGCACCCCCACGGCGGTGCTCGTCACCCTCATGGCTGACCCGGCCACCCCCTCGGCGTGGGCGCGGGACTTCGCCCGCAGCATCGGCGAGGGCGCGGCGCGGGCCGGGGTCGCCGTCGCCGGAGGTGACCTGTCGTCGGCGCCGGCGGGGGTGCTGGTCGTCTCGATCACCGCCCTCGGCGACCTGTCCGGGCGGCAGCCGGTGCTGCGCAACGGCGCCCAGGTCGGAGACACCCTGGCAGTGCGCGGCACGCTGGGGCGCTCGGGTGCCGGGCTGGTGCTCCTGCAGCGGGGCGGCGAGGCCGTCAGCCGGCCCACCGGCATACGGCAGGAGTGCCTCGCGCACCACCGGCGACCGTCGGCCCCCCTCGCCGCCGGGGTGCAGGCCGCCGCAGCCGGGGCCACGGCCATGATCGACGTCTCCGACGGACTGCTGCGGGACGCGGACCGCATCGCCCGCGCCAGCGGCGTGCAGGTCGCGCTGTCGGGTGCCGGCGTTCGCCCCCACGTCGAGGCGCTTGCGCCGGCCGTGGGGGAGGACGCCGCCCGCGAGTGCGTGCTGGCCGGCGGGGAGGAGCACAGCCTGCTGGCGACGTTCCCGGCGGGCTCGGTGCCGGAGGGCTGGCAGGTGCTCGGTGCGGTGGCGCCCGGCACCGGCGTCACCATCGACGGCGAGCCGCAGCAGCCGCGTGGGTGGGACCACTTCCGGGCGGACTGA
- a CDS encoding Lrp/AsnC ligand binding domain-containing protein, with protein sequence MVQAYILIQTEVGKAATVAESIAQIQGVVMAEDVTGPYDVIARVEANTVDELGKLVIAKIQDVPGITRTLTCTVVHV encoded by the coding sequence GTGGTGCAGGCCTACATCCTGATCCAGACCGAAGTCGGCAAGGCGGCGACCGTTGCCGAGTCCATCGCCCAGATCCAGGGCGTGGTGATGGCCGAGGACGTCACCGGGCCGTACGATGTGATCGCCCGCGTCGAGGCCAACACGGTCGACGAGCTGGGCAAGCTCGTCATCGCCAAGATCCAGGACGTCCCGGGCATCACCCGCACGCTGACCTGCACGGTCGTGCACGTCTGA
- a CDS encoding lysophospholipid acyltransferase family protein encodes MAIIRPLLMILTKRDWRGWEHLPETGGFVVAPNHISHVDPLAFAHYLYDSGRSPFFLGKESVFRVPVVGAILRGAQQIPVHRNTGQAVDAFRSAVAAVEEGKCVGVYPEGTLTRDPDLWPMVGKTGAARIALATRCPIVPVAQWGPQEILAPYSKRLRLFPRKTMHVLAGPPVDLSDLYDRPLSAEVLREATERIMTAITVQLEQLRGEKAPPVRFDGRRHGLPPTGNFHKKGDRR; translated from the coding sequence GTGGCGATCATCCGGCCGTTGCTGATGATCCTCACGAAAAGGGACTGGCGGGGCTGGGAGCACCTTCCCGAGACGGGTGGTTTCGTCGTGGCCCCGAACCACATCTCACACGTCGACCCGCTCGCCTTCGCGCACTACCTCTACGACAGCGGCCGGTCGCCGTTCTTCCTGGGCAAGGAGTCGGTCTTCCGGGTACCGGTCGTGGGCGCGATCCTTCGCGGCGCCCAGCAGATCCCCGTCCACCGCAACACCGGCCAGGCGGTCGACGCGTTCCGTTCCGCGGTCGCGGCGGTCGAGGAGGGCAAGTGCGTGGGCGTCTACCCCGAGGGGACGCTGACCCGTGACCCCGACCTGTGGCCGATGGTCGGCAAGACCGGTGCGGCGCGGATCGCCCTGGCGACGCGGTGCCCAATCGTGCCCGTGGCCCAGTGGGGCCCGCAGGAGATCCTCGCGCCCTACTCCAAGCGGCTCCGCCTCTTCCCGCGCAAGACGATGCACGTGCTCGCGGGGCCGCCGGTCGACCTGTCCGACCTCTACGACCGGCCCCTGAGCGCCGAGGTGCTGCGCGAGGCGACCGAGCGGATCATGACGGCGATCACCGTCCAGCTCGAGCAGCTGCGCGGCGAAAAGGCCCCGCCGGTGCGCTTCGACGGCCGCCGGCACGGCCTGCCCCCCACCGGCAACTTCCACAAGAAGGGGGACCGGCGATGA